Proteins found in one Triticum aestivum cultivar Chinese Spring chromosome 4D, IWGSC CS RefSeq v2.1, whole genome shotgun sequence genomic segment:
- the LOC123095912 gene encoding putative 3,4-dihydroxy-2-butanone kinase gives MALQGKKLINNPDDVVTEFIEGLVETYPGLQYLDGFPEIKVVLRADAVGGAYDKVAVISGGGSGHEPAHAGFVGPGMLTAAVSGDVFASPPVDSILAAIRAVTGTMGCLLIIKNYTGDRLNFGLAAEQAKSEGYKIEMVIVGDDCALPPPRGIAGRRGLAGTILVHKVAGAAADAGLSLADVAAEAKHASEAVGTMGVALSVCTLPGQVTSDRLGPEQIELGLGIHGEPGAAVVELQTVDVVVEHVLKQILSQETQYLPITRGSNAVLLINGLGATPVMELMIAARKAVPELQLEYGIAVDRVYTGTFMTSLDMAGLSITIMRSDENILQRLDAPTKAPAWPVGSEGNRPPAKFPVAVPPSPSMKDDEILSERQELSKQGCMLEAAIEAAAKELIDLKDNLNDWDSKVGDGDCGTTMYRGATAILEDMKTRYHLNDAAGTVNEIGSTIRKVMGGTSGILYDILCKAAYASLKQNKNITAYEWADALEASIAAVSKYGGARAGYRTMLDALIPASTVLKQSLKAGDDPVTAFIASAEAASAGAESTKQMQAKAGRSSYISPDHLVSIPDPGAMAAAAWYQAAALSVKNKLHASES, from the exons atGGCCCTGCAGGGGAAGAAGCTCATAAACAACCCCGACG ATGTGGTGACGGAGTTCATCGAGGGGCTGGTGGAGACCTACCCGGGCCTGCAGTACCTGGACGGGTTCCCTGAG ATTAAAGTTGTTCTTCGCGCTGATGCTGTGGGCGGTGCCTATGACAAGGTTGCTGTCATCTCAG GTGGTGGAAGTGGTCATGAGCCAGCCCATGCGGGATTTGTTGGGCCAGGAATGTTGACAGCTGCTGTTTCTGGAGATGTTTTTGCTTCTCCACCTGTTGATTCTATTTTAGCT GCTATTCGAGCTGTAACGGGCACCATGGGATGCCTTCTGATAATAAAG AACTACACTGGTGATAGACTTAATTTTGGATTAGCTGCTGAGCAGGCAAAATCTGAAGGCTATAAGATAGAG ATGGTAATTGTTGGAGATGATTGTGCCCTTCCCCCGCCTCGGGGGATAGCTGGTAGAAGAGGTTTAGCAGGAACAATTCTTGTGCATAAG GTTGCTGGGGCTGCTGCAGATGCTGGCTTATCTCTTGCAGATGTTGCTGCAGAAGCAAAACATGCATCTGAGGCTGTTGGTACAATGGGAGTAGCACTTTCTGTTTGCACGTTGCCTGGGCAAGTGACATCTGATCGTTTAGGTCCTGAGCAAATTGAGCTTGGCCTTGGAATT CATGGAGAACCTGGTGCTGCTGTTGTTGAGCTACAGACGGTTGATGTGGTGGTCGAACATGTTCTTAAGCAGATACTATCACAG GAAACTCAGTATCTTCCTATCACAAGAGGGAGCAATGCTGTTCTCCTAATCAATGG ATTAGGTGCTACTCCTGTCATGGAGCTTATGATTGCAGCAAGAAAAGCGGTGCCTGAGTTACAGTTGGAGTATGGGATTGCTGTTGACAGAGTCTACACTGGCACATTTATGACATCACTTGATATGGCTG GACTTTCTATCACCATTATGCGATCAGATGAAAACATTTTGCAGCGACTTGACGCTCCCACTAAAGCTCCAGCTTGGCCTGTTGGTTCTGAAG GAAATCGCCCACCAGCAAAATTTCCGGTTGCAGTACCACCATCACCTTCAATGAAGGATGACGAG ATTCTTTCAGAACGCCAGGAACTAAGCAAGCAAGGGTGTATGTTGGAGGCCGCTATTGAAGCAGCTGCTAAAGAACTCATTGATCTCAAGGATAACCTAAATGATTGGGACAGTAAAGTCGGTGATGGTGACTGTGGAACTACG ATGTATAGAGGTGCAACAGCTATTCTTGAAGATATGAAAACGCG TTATCATCTGAACGATGCAGCTGGAACAGTAAATGAGATTGGGTCAACAATCCGGAAGGTGATGGGTGGAACAAGTGGAATCCT GTATGACATACTCTGCAAGGCTGCATATGCAagcttaaaacaaaacaaaaatattaCGGCATATGAAT GGGCTGATGCTTTAGAAGCCTCTATTGCTGCTGTTAGCAAATATGGTGGTGCCAGAGCAGGATATCGCACAATGTTGGATGCTCTAATTCCGGCTTCTACAGTTTTGAAACAG TCTCTTAAAGCTGGGGATGATCCGGTGACTGCATTTATCGCTTCTGCTGAAGCAGCATCAGCTGGCGCTGAATCCACTAAACAAATGCAAGCAAAG GCAGGACGGTCATCGTACATTTCTCCCGACCATCTGGTCTCAATTCCCGACCCAGGAGCAATGGCTGCAGCTGCATGGTACCAAGCTGCAGCTCTTTCGGTGAAGAACAAGCTGCATGCTTCAGAAAGCTAG